From Pseudochaenichthys georgianus chromosome 11, fPseGeo1.2, whole genome shotgun sequence, a single genomic window includes:
- the LOC139434847 gene encoding uncharacterized protein, whose protein sequence is MAVHCPICNSSYRALSKHLQRRHGVRNLDERKILLLLANGRTNIRLHPCTILGCEYRGTRLDRHLARDHVELAREELHVVQNQMKMTVAKKELYELRMTNPTIEMITAWAVDTVADDDILSQPPPLSPVNECDNPDCKEWRLQANAVRAQRDIYAAEVKSLRCKLQQRIKHKRQRMDQRAGDMPAFDGEERERVILKKRPRTESTPTRLSKSKGPSCSKSPIPACSTSPIPACSKSPTGSHTHSSSSSEPASMHTEASSTSPPINSPWFRGRGRGNIMRDITFPRIMEDYLQGYREHYAGIDPPVRLQENTVSKLSRVKSFLSFMAHGFNRLSDWLFLRDVKRIRGWSRSLMKSSLQVTTSDFYIKNISHFLKYMADTPCKGSRLSQTDMILIKREVVAILKSLKRKVLIHQMQVKRDKMEGLPSHNDLMTCLTSTTTRIPQLLDVMACNPTTATRTLLYGYMTLHWSCIYGHRPGVYSNMTNAEVRKADTTGTAFGYLVHVSNHKTANAFGEAQLYLTVEEFGWMKRWLEIKGTLTCTQSRYFLYTEGKNPFRKLAYSLRLAWADVGLHGPINFTDLRTVHADNAKRFQDKGNRQRVSDFMCHNTATADKFYANNPSLKEAADIRLLFTESLQAAAAASTAAAAGNEDTFAGIDIDSDSSGEEHSPAPYQDSLPRHVPKRDQSLAEHSPSDMGEERVPYSAPTSPTVASDQLVNMQCVVVISPLVNPLYPV, encoded by the exons atggcggtccATTGTCCGATCTGTAATAGTtcctaccgtgccctgagcaagcaccttCAGAGGCgccatggtgtgcgtaacttggatgaaagaaaaattctgctgttgttggccaacggacggaccaacattaggctccatccctgtaccattctgggatgcgagtaccgtggcacaaggctggatcgccacttggccagagaccatgttgagctggcccgggaggaactacatgtggttcaaaatcaaatgaaaatgacagtggccaagaaggagctttatgaactccgaatgacaaaccccaccatagaaatgattaccgcttgggctgttgacacggtggcagatgacgatatactgtcacaacctccacccttgtccccggtgaatgaatgtgacaacccggactgcaaagaatggaggctgCAGGCAaacgcagtgagggctcagcgggacatatatgctgctgaggtgaaatccttgcgctgcaagttgcagcagaggataaagcacaagcgacagaggatggatcagcgggccggggacatgcccgcgttcgatggggaggaacgagagagggtcattctgaagaaacgaccccgaacagagtcgacaccaacgaggctgtccaagtcgaaaggtccctcctgcagcaagtctcctattcccgcctgcagcacgtctcccattcccgcctgcagcaagtcccccactggctctcacacccattcatccagctcctcagagcctgcatccatgcataccgaggcctcgtcaacctcccctcccataaattccccctggttccggggcaggggccggggaaatataatgcgggacatcACATTCCCACGGATTATGG aggattatctgcaaggataccgggagcattatgcaggtatcgacccaccagtgaggctccaggaaaacacagtctccaaactaagcagagtgaagtcgttcctcagtttcatggcacacggtttcaatcgcctgtctgactggctctttttgagggatgtcaagaggatacgcgggtggtcccggagcctgatgaagtcaagccttcaggtcacgacctccgacttctacatcaagaatatatcacactttctcaagtacatggccgacacaccgtgcaaggggagcaggctcagccaaaccgacatgattttaatcaaacgggaagtagttgccatcctgaagtccctgaagagaaaagtacttatccaccagatgcaagtgaagcgtgacaagatggaaggtctgccgagccacaacgacctaatgacatgcttgacttcgaccaccactcgcatccctcagctcctggatgtgatggcctgcaatccgactaccgcaaCCCGTACCctgctctatgggtatatgactcttcattggagctgcatttacggccaccgtccgggggtctactccaacatgaccaacgccgaggtccgaaaggcggatacaactggcactgccttcggctacctggttcat gtaagtaaccacaagacggccaacgcgttcggggaagcgcagctgtacctcaccgtagaagaatttggatggatgaagaggtggctggaaattaagggtacgctgacctgcacccagagccgttactttctatacacagaggggaagaacccgttcaggaagcttgcctactccctgaggttggcatgggctgatgtaGGGCTCCAcggtcccattaacttcaccgacctccgcacagtccacgccgataatgcgaagaggtttcaagacaaaggcaaccgccaaagagtgagtgatttcatgtgtcacaacactgcaactgcggacaaattttacgcgaataatccttctttgaaggaggctgcggacattcggttgctcttcacagagtcactgcaagcagcggcggcggcatcgacagcagcagcagcgggaaatgaagacacttttgcgggtattgacatcgacagtgacagctctggagaggagcacagcccggctccctaccaagactccctaccaagacatgtcccgaagagggaccagtcactggccgaacacagcccctcagacatgggtgaagagagggtgccatactctgccccaacttcacccactgttgccagtgatcaacttgtaaatatgcagtgtgttgttgtaatcagtccccttgtaaatcCGTTATATCCTgtgtga